The DNA window CACGTTCACCTTGATGCCCTTGGGGTCTTTTAGGGCGGCCAGGAGGCTGGCGCGCGTCTTGTCGAGATTGACCTGGAGGCCGTTGCGCTGCACCACCGCCCAGCCGTCCCACAGTTCCTCAAACCGGGCGTCCTGCGGCGTGGTGGGGAGTGCCTTCAGGAAGGTCTGTAGATCGGCGTCCAGGCTCTGGGTGATTTCGCCCCGCTGGCGCAGCAGCGCGACCCGCTTGCCCGGAATGGTCAGCGTGCGGGTGAAGGGCACCGTGGTTTTCTTGCCGGCCACCACGGCTGGCCACTGCGCGCTGACCGTGATCAGCAGCGGCGCCGTGATCTTGGCGGGCGTTGTGGTGACCGTGGGGGTGGGGGCCTCCGGCGCTGGGATGGGCGCTGGCGCGGTGGGCTCGGGAACTGTCGGCTCGGTTACGGGGGGCGTCGGCGCTGGATCAGTGACGGGCGGGTCCGTAACCGGGGGGGCCGTGACGGGCGGCTCCTCGGGGGGAGCCGGGGTGGGGGGACTCACCGGGGCAGGCGGTGGGGGCACGGCTGGAATGCCGGGCACCGTCTGCGCAGGAGGGGCCGGAGACGGCGAAACAGGCGGAGTGGTCTGGGCAGGGGCACTGGGCGCCGCCGCCAGCAGCAGGGCGCTCAGCAGCCACGCGCGCCGGGTCAGGGGTGACATGGCGCAAAGTATTTCACGGGCAGCGCTGGCGTCCATGAAGGGGCGTCTTCACTGATCGAGATTCCGGTCAAGCCCAGAATATGTGGCGGGCTGAGCCCGACTGGAAGGCCTCGCAGAGCTGCGCAGTAGAGAAGGAGAAAAGATGGAGTGCCGGGAAGTGGAGCCGCCGGCGCTTTCCTGGACTTTGCGAACAAGGACGGTGATGCAAGAGGGGAGAAGCAGGGGCAAAAGAGGAGGGAGGCCGAGCCCGAATCAGGGCTCCGCCTCTCTGCGCCAGCCGCCGTTAAGGCGTGGCCAGTTCGCGCGCCGACAGCTGCCGGGCAATTTCTTCGACCGCAGCGACGGCGTGGTGCCGCCCGTTTTCGATAAACACCTGATTGGTCTTGCCCGCAAAGCCCGCACTGCCCGCCACGAACAGGCCCGGCACGCTGCTCTGGTAATGCTCGTCCAGCACCAGGCACTCGTCGGGGTGCTGACTGAGGCCCAGGCCTGACAGAAACGAGAGGTCGGGACGGTAGCCGGTCAGGGCGAAGGTAAAGTGCGTTGGCAGATTCCAGGTGGTGCCGTCCTCCCGCTGCACCGTGACGTGGTCAGGGTGAATCTCGACCACCCGCGAGTCAAAGTGCGCCGCGATGCTGCCTTCCTTGATGCGGTTTTCCAGGTCAGGGCGCACCCAGTATTTGATGGTGGATTTCAGCTCGGGGGCACGCACCACCATGGTCACCTGGGCGCCGCCGCGCCACAGGTCCAGCGCCGCGTCGGCCGCGCTGTTGCCTGCGCCGATGACTGTCACGTTCAGGCCCAGAAAGGGGTGCGCCTCGGTGTAGTAGTGGCTGACATTCTCGCTGTCCTCGCCGGGAATGCCTATAACGTGCGGGTTGTCGTAGTACCCGGTCGCCACCACCACGCGCCGCGCTTCGACCACGCCGGGGGTGCCGTCGCGTTTCTCGACGGCCAGCGTGAACCCCGCTGGGGCCGCATGCAGCTGCGTGACCTCGGTGTACTGCTCCACATTCAGGGCCTCGCGTTGCGTCACCAGGCG is part of the Deinococcus betulae genome and encodes:
- a CDS encoding YpdA family putative bacillithiol disulfide reductase, whose product is MSLVDVAIVGAGPVGLAAAIACKRAGLSYVVLEKGCVVNAIFEYPTYMTFFTTAPELEIGNHPMVTGHDKPDRRDALMYYRLVTQREALNVEQYTEVTQLHAAPAGFTLAVEKRDGTPGVVEARRVVVATGYYDNPHVIGIPGEDSENVSHYYTEAHPFLGLNVTVIGAGNSAADAALDLWRGGAQVTMVVRAPELKSTIKYWVRPDLENRIKEGSIAAHFDSRVVEIHPDHVTVQREDGTTWNLPTHFTFALTGYRPDLSFLSGLGLSQHPDECLVLDEHYQSSVPGLFVAGSAGFAGKTNQVFIENGRHHAVAAVEEIARQLSARELATP